A segment of the Lycium barbarum isolate Lr01 chromosome 7, ASM1917538v2, whole genome shotgun sequence genome:
ATGAAAAATCACACAATAGAAGATTGTTACAAACTGAATGGCTATCCTCAAGATTCTAGGCCACCAGATGCCAAGTACAAGAAAAGACCATACAATTCCATGAATGAAAATAACCACAAGTGCAAAAGGTTCAATAAAGATGGAAATTCATCTGCTTATAATATGGTGTCTATTGATAGTAACTCTCAAATTTAGTCTGCATCAGGAAAAAATAATGTGCAGGGCCAATCCTCACAAGGTACAACTAGTAGAACAAATGTAGGGATGAATCAGCTACACATTCAAGGAATGCAAATGGGACCATATCCCTTCTCAAATGAGCAGTATGAGAAAATTGTAGGTATACTGAAGAATACTCCTGCAGATACAACATTCTCTACAACAGGTATTAGTACAACTTTACTAGCTTCTAAGAGTGTACAAGAATGGATAATAGACACTGGTGCTACCAATCACATGGTAGCAGACAAGAATCTATTAGATAACGAATCCATTACTGAGACTAAAAGTCCCAAAACAGGTTTATCTGCCTAATGGAGATGTTTCATTAGTGAAACAGACAAGTTCAAGCACATTATTAGATAGAAATGTTATTAAGAATGTGTTTCAAATACCATAATTTCAACTCAATCTTATGTATGTGTCCAAAATAATTAGAGAGTTGTGCTGCTTACTGAATTTCTTTCTTGATTTCTGTATATTTCAGGATCTATACAGTGGGAAGGTAAAGGAGATTGATAGATTGGTGAATGGAGTTTGCATACTAAGTCAGTCATACAAAAACATAAGAGTTGCATTGGTTGTAGATGGAACTGAAATTGATGACAAAGTGGATGTGCATCTTTGGCATAGAAGATTAGGGCACATGTCCACAACAACTTTACATAAGGTTTTTCCTTTAAGCATTGTTGATATTGCTGAGAAAATAAAACAGTGTACAATGTGTCCTTGTGCAAACCAAACTAGACAGTCATTTCCAATTATTTCTATTCAGATTTGTGTTGCCTTTGAATTAGTACATATGGACCAATGGATTCTATACAAAACTGCAAAATTTGATGGAAATACGTACTTCCTTACTGTTGTTAATGATTTTACTAAAATAACTTGGGTTTTTTGCTCAAATTAAAGTCAAATGTGTCTGTGGTTTTGCAGTACTTTCTTAACTATGTTAGAACTCAGCTTGACAGAAATGTGAAGATCATTAGGTCTGACAATGGCACTGAGTTTGTCAACTTTGTTTGTGGAAATCTGTTTAAAAATTTGGGAATAGTTCATCAAATAAGTTGTGCTTATACCTCTCAGCAAAATGGTGTTGCTGAGAGGAAGCATAGGCATATACTAGATATAACCAGGGCTATCATATTTGAAGGGAAAATACCTGTAAAGTTCTGGGGGTTATGTGCAGACTGCAGTTTATCTCATAAACAAAATGCAAGGTAGGTTGCTCAAGTATTAGTCACCTTATATAGACTGTACTTCAAGAAACCAAACATTGTGCATCTAAGAGTCATAGGTTGTTTGTGGTATGATAAGAATCTATAAGAACAAGATAAACGCAAGTCCAGATCAAGACTAGTTGTTCATATAGGATACTTATCCACCCAAATACAAGGTATCACAACGAAGAAGAAAGGACACAAATTCCAAGGCATACTAGACTTGAAGCCCAAAACAAAAGGATTTTCCTCTACTCCAAATCTTGTTCCAAATATTTTAGATGAAAATACAACAAACCAAAATCACAGTGAACCACCAAACAACCACATGTTCGACCAGAAAATTTTCTCATTCAACAAATTTTACCAGTTCAACAAAATTTGCCAATTCAACAAAATAGAATCATAGCAACTGGTCCTGAAAGATAGCCAACTAGAGGAAGAAAACCACCAACATGGATTAAAGATTTTGTATCCCTATGTTGGCATAAAGCCatgtgtgaagttttgatgattgacaaagtgaacCTA
Coding sequences within it:
- the LOC132601659 gene encoding uncharacterized protein LOC132601659, encoding MILSDERQKTIVANANSGVLGVYPTSMGNIDVAIYTRNNGPSQQFKKNFNNNFNNNFNTWMYCDFCKMKNHTIEDCYKLNGYPQDSRPPDAKYKKRPYNSMNENNHKCKRFNKDGNSSAYNMGQSSQGTTSRTNVGMNQLHIQGMQMGPYPFSNEQYEKIVGILKNTPADTTFSTTGISTTLLASKSVQEWIIDTGATNHMDLYSGKVKEIDRLVNGVCILSQSYKNIRVALVVDGTEIDDKVDVHLWHRRLGHMSTTTLHKYFLNYVRTQLDRNVKIIRSDNGTEFVNFVCGNLFKNLGIVHQISCAYTSQQNGVAERKHRHILDITRAIIFEGKIPVKFWGLCADCSLSHKQNAR